A region from the Sorex araneus isolate mSorAra2 chromosome 6, mSorAra2.pri, whole genome shotgun sequence genome encodes:
- the TNFAIP8 gene encoding tumor necrosis factor alpha-induced protein 8 isoform X3, with the protein MATDVFNSKNLAVQAQKKILGKMVSKSIATTLIDDTSSEVLDELYRVTKEYTQNKKEAEKIIKNLIKTVIKLAILYRNNQFNQDELALMEKFKKKVHQLAMTVVSFHQVDYTFDRNVLSRLLNECRELLHQIIQRHLTAKSHGRINNVFDHFSDCDFLAALYNPFGNFKPHLQKLCDGINKMLDEENI; encoded by the coding sequence TGGCCACAGATGTCTTTAATTCCAAAAACCTGGCCGTCCAGGCACAGAAGAAAATCTTGGGTAAGATGGTGTCCAAGTCTATCGCCACCACCTTGATCGACGACACGAGCAGTGAAGTCCTGGACGAGCTGTACAGAGTGACCAAGGAGTACACCCAGAACAAGAAAGAGGCCGAGAAAATCATCAAAAACCTCATCAAAACCGTCATCAAGCTGGCCATCCTCTACAGGAATAACCAGTTCAATCAAGACGAGCTGGCGCTGATGGAGAAGTTCAAGAAGAAAGTGCATCAGCTGGCCATGACGGTGGTCAGTTTCCACCAAGTGGATTATACCTTTGACCGCAACGTGCTGTCCCGGCTGCTCAACGAGTGCCGGGAGCTGCTCCACCAGATCATCCAGCGTCACCTCACCGCCAAGTCCCACGGACGGATTAATAATGTCTTTGATCATTTTTCAGATTGTGATTTTTTGGCCGCTTTGTACAATCCCTTTGGGAATTTTAAGCCCCACTTACAAAAACTCTGTGATGGTATCAACAAAATGTTGGATGAGGAGAACATCTGA
- the TNFAIP8 gene encoding tumor necrosis factor alpha-induced protein 8 isoform X2, which produces MTMTAVAADTMRSDAEEAREVATDVFNSKNLAVQAQKKILGKMVSKSIATTLIDDTSSEVLDELYRVTKEYTQNKKEAEKIIKNLIKTVIKLAILYRNNQFNQDELALMEKFKKKVHQLAMTVVSFHQVDYTFDRNVLSRLLNECRELLHQIIQRHLTAKSHGRINNVFDHFSDCDFLAALYNPFGNFKPHLQKLCDGINKMLDEENI; this is translated from the coding sequence TGGCCACAGATGTCTTTAATTCCAAAAACCTGGCCGTCCAGGCACAGAAGAAAATCTTGGGTAAGATGGTGTCCAAGTCTATCGCCACCACCTTGATCGACGACACGAGCAGTGAAGTCCTGGACGAGCTGTACAGAGTGACCAAGGAGTACACCCAGAACAAGAAAGAGGCCGAGAAAATCATCAAAAACCTCATCAAAACCGTCATCAAGCTGGCCATCCTCTACAGGAATAACCAGTTCAATCAAGACGAGCTGGCGCTGATGGAGAAGTTCAAGAAGAAAGTGCATCAGCTGGCCATGACGGTGGTCAGTTTCCACCAAGTGGATTATACCTTTGACCGCAACGTGCTGTCCCGGCTGCTCAACGAGTGCCGGGAGCTGCTCCACCAGATCATCCAGCGTCACCTCACCGCCAAGTCCCACGGACGGATTAATAATGTCTTTGATCATTTTTCAGATTGTGATTTTTTGGCCGCTTTGTACAATCCCTTTGGGAATTTTAAGCCCCACTTACAAAAACTCTGTGATGGTATCAACAAAATGTTGGATGAGGAGAACATCTGA